The Marinomonas profundi DNA segment GGCCAGCCACCAAGCCGTTTTAAGCGATTCACCATTTCACAGAATAGCTCAGCGGTTTTTTCGGTATCGTATTTGGCAGAGTGCGCTTCTGAGTTGCTAAACGGAATAGACGCTGCTTCACAGGCTTTTGCTAAAACAGTCTGCCCAAACACCAACCCCGCTAAGCTTGCCGTATCAAAACTCGAAAACGGATGAAAAGGGTTGCGCTTAATCTCTGCTCTTTCAATCGCAGCGTTTAAGAAACCATGATCAAAAGCGGCATTATGGCCCACTAAAACGGCGCGTTTGCAGCCAACGGATTTTAATTCTTTGCGCACTTTAGTAAACATTTGCGTGATGGCTTCACTTTCTGGTATGTCTTGTCGGCCAGGGGCAAAAGGGTCAATGCCGGTGAAGTCGAGCGCGGCTTTTTCAAGGTTTGCGCCTTCAAATGGTTTGATCAAAAACTCGAGTGTTTCATGGATATACATGTCGCCATTTTCATCCATTCGAAGGATGCTGGCGGCCATTTCTAACAATGCGTCTGTTTTTTGATTAAAGCCTGCGGTTTCTACGTCGATAACTACGGGTAAGAAGCCGCGGAATCGATCTTTAATTTCATGGTTTGACAAAAGAAGGTCCTTAATTCTGCCGCTAGATCAACAGTGTCGGTGTACAATAGGATCGGATCATAACACAATTGATAATGCTTGAACGAGATGTCTAAATGGGAATTACCCAACAACTTCTAATTCGCTCTACGTTTTTATTGACGGCTTGCCTGCCACTTGGGCAGGCAAATGCCCTGACGCACTACCAGTCTGGTATCACGGACTCTGAGTGGCTGCTGTCTGGGGATATTTTTTCATGCAGTTTAACCCACCCGGTGCCGCATTATGGTGAAGGTCACTTCATTAAAGAAGCGGGTGAGCCAATGAAATTTATTTTGCAGCCGCAGAATGAAAAGCTGGGTCCAGGTCAGGTTTATATTATCTCTCAAGCCCCTGACTGGTCGCCAGGTATGAAGCCTGAAACCTTAGAAATTTTGCCTTATCCCGGATACGGTTTAACCGTTGAAGTGGGCGGAAGAGTCGCGGAACGCATGTTAAGCAGTTTGGATCGCGGGCGCCATCCTGTGGTGGCTGGGACGGCGTGGGAAAACACCCGAGAAACGGTCGAAGTGGGCTTGTCTAATATTAACTTTGCTCCTGCTTATAATGAGTTTCGACGTTGTTTGGCTGGTTTGCTGCCGGTTAATTATGATCAAATCGCACGAACAGCGGCCTTGTTTCCGGTAAATGGCGTAGACCTTAGCGATCGAATTAAATCCCGTTTAGATCTGGTGGCCTTGTATGTGTCTTCTGACCCGAGTGTCGAATACATTTATATTGACGGTCACACTGATGTGATTGGCTCGCGCCGAGATAACCGGGAATTATCCAAAGTACGGGCAGAAAAAATCACCGCTTATCTTTTGGATAAGGGCGTGCCAGCGGAGAAAATTATTTCCCGTTATCACGGTGAGCGCTATCCTGCGATCGCGAGCAATACGCCAGCAGGCCGTGAACGCAACCGACGAGTGACGATTCGGTTGGAAAAAATGGATGGGAATTAATCTAGACCGTTGTTGATTATTAAGTGATTGGCAACGGAGTCAGTACTTTTAGTTTAGGGGATCTGTTTGCTCAATAATCGCCTAGAAATGGGCTTTTTGCTTGCTAAGCAAGAATTGAGATCTTACACTTAACGCCCTTTTTTTAAATTATTTGCGCCGCCATGTACTGGTTTGAAAACATTGGTGTGGGAGCGCGAGCCCGTTGAGGAGAATAGAAATAATGTCTGACGTGAAGAAGGTAGTGCTTGCCTATTCTGGCGGCCTGGATACTTCCGTAATCGCGAAGTGGCTTCAAGAAGAGTATAACTGTGAAGTGGTTACCTTTACCGCTGATTTGGGTCAGGGTGAGGAAGTTGAACCAGCTCGTGCTAAAGCTCAAGCGTTGGGTATTAAGGAAATTTACATTGAAGATTTACGCGAAGAGTTTGTTCGTGACTTCGTTTTCCCTATGTTTCGTGCCAACACTATTTACGAAGGCGAGTACCTATTGGGTACGTCTATTGCGCGTCCTCTGATCGCTAAACGCTTGATCGAGATTGCCAATGAAACGGGTGCAGATGCAATTTCTCACGGCGCAACAGGTAAAGGTAACGACCAAGTACGTTTTGAGCTTGGCGCTTACGCCTTGAAACCGGGCGTAAAAGTCATTGCGCCTTGGCGTGAATGGGATCTAACGTCTCGTGAAACGCTAATGGCCTATTGTGAAGAACACAAAATCCCTGTTGATTTTTCGACTAAGAAGAAAAAATCGCCTTATTCAATGGACGCTAACTTGTTGCATATCTCGTTTGAGGGTGACCAGCTAGAAGACCCTTGGACAGAGCCAGAAGACGACATGTGGCGTTGGTCTGTTTCTCCTGAAAATGCTCCAAACGAACCAACTTACATCGAGATTGGTTACGAAAAAGGTGACCCTGTTTCTATCAATGGCGAAGCCATGTCGCCTGCTACTATCTTAGAAACGCTGAATAAGATTGGTGGCGCGAATGGTATTGGCCGCGTCGACATCGTAGAAAACCGTTTTGTGGGTATGAAAGCCCGTGGTTGCTACGAAACGCCTGGTGGCACCATCATGATGAAAGCGCACCGTGCCATCGAGTCTATTACCCTAGACCGTGAAGCGATGCATTTGAAAGATGAAATGATGCCGCGTTACGCGAAGTTGATTTACAACGGCTTCTGGTGGTCAGAAGAGCGTCGCATGATGCAAGCTTTGATCGACACGTCACAAAAATACGTTAGCGGTACCGTACGTCTTAAATTGTACAAAGGTAACGTTAGTGTGGTTGGCCGTCAGTCTGAAAACAGCTTGTTCGATAGCAAAATTGCGACATTTGAA contains these protein-coding regions:
- the rnt gene encoding ribonuclease T, with the translated sequence MSNHEIKDRFRGFLPVVIDVETAGFNQKTDALLEMAASILRMDENGDMYIHETLEFLIKPFEGANLEKAALDFTGIDPFAPGRQDIPESEAITQMFTKVRKELKSVGCKRAVLVGHNAAFDHGFLNAAIERAEIKRNPFHPFSSFDTASLAGLVFGQTVLAKACEAASIPFSNSEAHSAKYDTEKTAELFCEMVNRLKRLGGWPLVENGPEESMGAIFHSGK
- a CDS encoding flagellar protein MotY gives rise to the protein MGITQQLLIRSTFLLTACLPLGQANALTHYQSGITDSEWLLSGDIFSCSLTHPVPHYGEGHFIKEAGEPMKFILQPQNEKLGPGQVYIISQAPDWSPGMKPETLEILPYPGYGLTVEVGGRVAERMLSSLDRGRHPVVAGTAWENTRETVEVGLSNINFAPAYNEFRRCLAGLLPVNYDQIARTAALFPVNGVDLSDRIKSRLDLVALYVSSDPSVEYIYIDGHTDVIGSRRDNRELSKVRAEKITAYLLDKGVPAEKIISRYHGERYPAIASNTPAGRERNRRVTIRLEKMDGN
- a CDS encoding argininosuccinate synthase, whose translation is MSDVKKVVLAYSGGLDTSVIAKWLQEEYNCEVVTFTADLGQGEEVEPARAKAQALGIKEIYIEDLREEFVRDFVFPMFRANTIYEGEYLLGTSIARPLIAKRLIEIANETGADAISHGATGKGNDQVRFELGAYALKPGVKVIAPWREWDLTSRETLMAYCEEHKIPVDFSTKKKKSPYSMDANLLHISFEGDQLEDPWTEPEDDMWRWSVSPENAPNEPTYIEIGYEKGDPVSINGEAMSPATILETLNKIGGANGIGRVDIVENRFVGMKARGCYETPGGTIMMKAHRAIESITLDREAMHLKDEMMPRYAKLIYNGFWWSEERRMMQALIDTSQKYVSGTVRLKLYKGNVSVVGRQSENSLFDSKIATFEDDAGAYDQKDAAGFIKLNALRMRIAAQKGRGFLDNNK